The sequence GCGACTCCTGGCCAGCAACGTCGAGCCCCCCTTCGGTGGTCAGCTCCTGGCGGGTCTCCGGCACCAGGCAGACATGCTCCGGGCGCAACCGCTCGGCAAAGGCCAGCATCGCATCGGTCACACCCATTTCGAAATTCATTCGCGTCTGCAGCGCATCCTTCATCATCAGCACGTCGCGCTCTTGGATGTGCCGACGGTCTTCGCGCAGGTGCACGGTGATCCCATCGGCCCCTGCCTCTTCGGCATCCAGCGCGGCCTTGACCGGGTCCGGATAGCGCGTTCCGCGCGCCTGGCGCAGGGTAGCGACATGATCGACATTGACGCCGAGCAGGATTCGATTGGCTTCAGTCACGCGGAACCTCCTTCAAGTTCATGAACAATTCACGGCTGACCAGCGGTCGCCCCCCAAGATGCGGCGCCAAGGCCTGTCGCATCAACCGTTTCGCGGCGGCCAAAGCACCCGGAACCTCCCAATCGGCTTGCGCCATGGCCAGCAGTTCCGCGCCGTTGAACAGACCAGGCTGAAACTGCCCGACAGGCTCGAGGCCCGTATCTGGAAGCAATCGATAAAGCGTAGTCGCGACCACCGGCTGTCCCGCAGTGTCCTGGTCCAGAGCAAACCCGTAACCCAGCTCGGTCAGCAGCCGCCATTCGAATGCGCGCAGGATCGGCTCCAACGGACGCTTGGCCGCCAGCGCAGGCAAGGTTGCGACATAGTGGTCGAACAAGGCGGGGTGAGCATCCTCTGCCGGAAGCAGACGGATCAGCAATTCGTTGAGGTACATGCCGCTGAACAGCGCATTGCCATCCAGCCAGTACGCGAGCCCAACCCCCTCCAGGCGCGCCACGGTCTTCAGCTCGCCACGACCGCGAAACTCGACCTCAAGCGGCACGAAGGCCCTGGCCAGCGTGCCCGCCTTGCCGCGAGCGCCGCGAAGGACTGCCCGCAGCCGTCCTTCAGGCGTGAAGAAATCCACCAGCGCGCTGCTTTCGCGATAGGGTCGACTGTGCAGAACGAAGGCGGATTGAACGTTCATGGGTTCGAACCGAGCAGGCCACCAGATGGCGGGTCAACCATGCCGCTTGCCGCGGCCCGGCGCAACTGCAAGCGGTTATCGGAGATCAGGCAAGGTCGCTGCAATGGCTCAGCTGTAACCCAGCGAGTGCAGCGCTCGCTCATCATCGGACCAGCCGCTCTTCACCTTCACCCACAGGTTGAGCATGACCTTGGAATCGAACAGCACTTCCATGTCCTTGCGCGCTTCCTGGCCGATGCGTTTGATACGCTCGCCCTTGTCGCCGATGATGATTTTCTTCTGCCCGTCGCGCTCGACCAGAATCAGCGCATGGATATGCAGAACCCGGCCTTGCTGCTTGAAGTCCTCGATCTCGACCGTGATCTGATACGGAACCTCGGCACCCAACTGGCGCATGATCTTTTCGCGCACCAGCTCGGCCGCCAGGAAACGGCTGCTCCGATCGGTAATCTGGTCTTCTGGAAAGAAGTGATCACCTTCAGGCAGATGCGAAGCCACCAGTTTCTCGAAGACATCCAGGTTCTGGCCATGCTGTGCGGAAATCGGCACGATCTCGGCTTTCGGCAACTGCTGCGCCAGCCATTCGAAATGCGGCAGCAACTCGCCTTTGTCCTCGACGCGGTCGGTCTTGTTCACCGCGACGATAACCGGACCTTCTACATACTGGACGCGCTCGAGCACCAGTTGGTCTTCTTCGGTCCAGCGCGTACGGTCAACGACGAACACGACGACATCGACGTCCTTCAGGGCCGACGAGGCGGTGCGATTCATGTAACGGTTGAGCGCGGTCTCGCCGTTCTTGTGCAGCCCCGGCGTGTCGACATATACGGCCTGGACAGCCCCTTCGGTCTTGATCCCGAGCATGTTGTGGCGCGTGGTCTGCGGCTTGCGCGAGGTGATTGCGAGCTTTTGCCCGAGCACATGGTTGAGCAGCGTCGACTTGCCGACGTTGGGGCGCCCGACGATTGCAACGTAACCGCAACGGCTTACCGCATCATCATCCTGCAGGTGTTCATCAGTCATGACCATTCTCCACGCCCAGGGCGATCAATGCCGAGGCAGCGGCAACCTGTTCGGCAATACGCCGGCTCGCACCCTGCCCTTGGGTCTTTTCGTTGAGCAGCGACACCTGGCACTCGACGAAGAAGGTGCGGCAATGCGGCTCGCCCTGAATGGCTACCACCTCGTACTTGGGCAGCTCACAGGCCCGTGACTGCAGAAATTCCTGCAAACGGGTTTTCGGGTCCTTGTTGGTGTCGACCAGCGTCAGCCCTTCCAGTTCGTTGGCTAGCCAGGCGAGCACACGGTCGCGCGCCGCCTCCATTCCGGCGTCCAGGTAGATAGCGCCGATCAGCGCTTCGAGTGTGTCGGCCAGGATGGATTCACGGCGGAACCCACCGCTTTTCAGCTCTCCCGAACCAAGGCGCAGGTATTCGCCGAGCTCGAAGCCGCGCGCCAGCACCGCAAGGGTTTCCCCCTTGACCAGACGCGCGCGCAAACGCGACAGCTGACCTTCCTTGGCTTGGGGAAAGTGGCTGAACAGCGCCTCTCCGGCTATGAAGTTGAGAATGGCATCGCCGAGAAACTCCAGACGCTCATTGTTACGTCCGGCATAGCTGCGATGCGTCAGAGCCAGGAGCATCAGCTCCTGGTCCTTGAATTGATAACCGAGCTTGCGCTCGAGTCGGGCTAACGAAGTGCTCACGGCATCCTTAGGCGATATTCTTTATCGAAGTTCGCCACCAGATCGAGGTTACGGATCAGGGGCTCGCGTTTTTCGTAATCCAGATGGACCTTGAATTCATTGTTCTCGATGACGACTTTCAGCGCCTCCTCGAGATCGAGGTCGCGAATACCGTTTACATCCATCCCCTTTCGAACATGGCTGTAGAAGTCGCGGACGGTGCGGATGTCCATCGTCTTGTCACTTTCCACTCCGTTGATGATCTTGTCCATGGACATATAGTCGAAGTAATGCGGCATCATCTTGAATGCGGTGCTGGCGAAGAACGCCACCAGCGCAAGCATCATGATCCAGCTCAGCATGGACAGTCCTTTCTGGGAACGGGCAAAACTCATGTCGACCTCTGTGTCGTACGTCACCCACCGATCGGGGCTGCTCAAATATAGCGGGCCGGCCCGGAGGAACCGGGCCCTGATTCACAGACTCAGTGAATCAGCCCGACTCGAGAGAAATGCGGCAGGTTGCTGAACTTCGGATCCGGCCAACTCATCCATACGGCAAACGCCTTGCCGACGATATTGCGGTCTGGAACCATGCCAGCCAACTCGGAGGGAATTGCCGCGTCCTGCCAGTAGCGGCTGTCGTTGGAGTTGTCGCGATTGTCGCCCATCATGAAGTAGTGGCCTGTGGGGACGCGCCACTCGCGGTCGGGCTCGACGCGATAACGACCCATCTCCTTGCGAATCGTATGCTCGACCTCGCCCAGCTTTTCGCGGTACAGCTTGGCGCTGCCCAGACTGCCCGGTTCTTCACCGATCAGCATCTCGGGAACCGGCTTGCCGTTGATGCTCAAGCGTTTGTCGCTGCTGTAGCGAACCACATCGCCCGGCAACCCGATAACACGCTTGATGTAGTTGATATTCGGATCGCTCGGATAGCGGAAGACCATGACGTCACCGCGTTTCGGGTCACTGACTTCGATGATCTTGGTGTCGACCACCGGCAGCCGGATGCCATAGGCAAACTTGTTGACCAGGATGAAATCGCCCACTTCGAGCGTCGGAATCATCGAACCGGATGGAATCTGGAACGGCTCGATGAGAAAGGAGCGCAACACCAGGACGATGGCCAATACCGGAAAGAAGGATTTTCCGTATTCGATCAGGACCGGCTCCTTGTTCAGGGCCTCCAGCGTCGTCTGATCGGGCTCGCCACCGGTACGCCCCTGGTAGTTCGCTATCGCAGCCCGCCGACGCGGCGCGAAGAACACCAGGTCGATAAGCGTCAGGAAACCGCATACCGCAACGGCAATCACCAGTAACAGCGGAAAATTGATCGACATATCAGCTATCTACCTTCAGCACCGCCAGGAAAGCTTCTTGCGGGATTTCAACGTTGCCGACCTGCTTCATGCGCTTCTTGCCGGCCTTCTGCTTTTCGAGAAGCTTGCGCTTGCGGCTGACGTCACCGCCGTAGCACTTGGCCAGGACGTTCTTGCGCAGCGCCTTGACGGTGCTTCGCGCCACGATCTGGCCGCCGATAGCCGCCTGGATCGCCACGTCGAACATCTGCCGAGGGATGAGTTCCTTCATCTTCTCGACCAGCATGCGACCTTTGTAATGAGCGTTGTCACGATGCACGATGAGCGCCAGCGCATCGACCTTGTCACCGTTGATCAGGATATCCAGACGGGTCAGGTTCGCGGACTGGAAGCACTCGAAACTGTAGTCCAGCGAGGCATAACCCCGGCTGACCGACTTCAGGCGATCGAAGAAGTCCAGTACCACTTCGCTCATCGGCAGGTCGTAACGGACCTGCACCTGCGAGCCGAGGAACTGCAGATCGCGCTGTACACCGCGCTTCTCGATACACAGGGTAATGACGCTGCCCAGATGTTCCTGAGGGACCAGGATATTGGCCCTGACGATGGGTTCGCGCATGTCTTCGATCGAAGACAGGTCCGGCAGCTTGGACGGACTGTCGACGTAGAGGGTCTCGCCGTTCTTGAGCGCCAGCTCGTAGACCACGGTCGGTGCGGTGGTAATCAGGTCCAGGTCGTATTCACGCTCGAGTCGCTCCTGGATGATCTCCATGTGCAGCATGCCGAGAAAGCCGATGCGAAAGCCAAAGCCCAGCGCGTCGGAACTTTCCGGCTCGTATTGCAGCGCGGCATCGTTCAGCGTGAGCTTCTGCAGCGCTTCGCGGAAGTCCTCGAAGTCATCCGAGCTGACCGGGAACAGACCGGCATAGACCTGCGGCTTGACCCGCTTGAAGCCGGGCAGCATTTCCACGTCGGGGGTGTTGGACAGGGTCAGCGTGTCGCCTACCGGCGCGCCGTGGATGTCCTTGATACCCGCAATGATGAAGCCCACTTCACCAGCCTTCAGGTCAGCGGTGCTGGTGTGCTTCGGATTGAACACGCCGACGCTGTCGACTTGATGCACCTTGCCGGTGGACTTGACCAGGACCTTGTCGCCCTTCTTGATCCGGCCATGGCGCACTCGCACGAGCGAGACGACACCCAGGTAGTTGTCGAACCAGGAGTCGATGATCAGCGCCTGCAGCGGGGCGTCGATATCCCCGGTCGGCGGCGGGATCACCTGAACCAGGCGTTCCAGCACATCGTCAACGCCCATGCCGCTCTTGGCGCTGCACGCGACGGCATCGGTCGCATCGATACCGATGATGTGCTCGATTTCGTCCTTGACCTTGTCCGGGTCCGCCTGGGGCAGGTCCATCTTGTTCAGGACCGGCATGACCTCGAGCCCCTGCTCGATGGCCGTATAGCAGTTGGCAACCGATTGCGCTTCAACGCCCTGGCCCGCATCGACGACCAGCAGCGCACCTTCGCACGCGGCCAGCGAACGGCTCACCTCGTAGGTGAAGTCGACGTGTCCGGGCGTGTCGATGAAGTTCAGCTGGTAGGTCTTGCCATCTCGCGCTTTGTAATACAGCGTCACGCTGTGCGCCTTGATGGTGATCCCCCGCTCGCGCTCGAGGTCCATCGAGTCGAGCACCTGGGCGTTCATCTCGCGCTCGGTCAAACCGCCGCACATCTGGATGAAACGGTCGGCCAAGGTGGACTTGCCATGATCGATGTGCGCGATGATGGAGAAATTACGGATATGACTCAGGTCACTCACAGCTGAACACTCGAATATGCGCGGGACGATTGCCCGCTGAAAATAGCCGCAAAGTGTACCTGATCGGTCTATTCAGCGCCACGCCGGCCCCCGACCGATCATTGCTCCGATGGCGGCTGTCGTCTTGACGGCGCCCGCCCCAGCCGCTTGCGCATGAAAAAAGCGGCCCTCAGGCCGCTTTTCTTTACCGGCTCGCTTACTCGGCAAGCTTGAATGTAATGAAGCTCGCTCGTCCCTGGCGCAGCACGCGCATGGAAACCGACCGGTTCTTCGGCAATTGCTCGGCGACGCGGCCGAACGTCGAGGCAGAATCGATGGCCTGGTTGTTCAGGTGCGTAATCACGTCGCCGGGGCGCAAACCGATCATTGCCGCCGGCCCGTTCAACACCTCGGTAATCACCACCCCACCAGGAAGATCCAGGCTGCGGCGCTGCTCGGCGGTCAATTCCGACACCTTGACGCCAAGCCTGTTGCTGCTTTTCTCGCTACGCCCACTGGTGGCCGCCACTTCTTCGCCTTCTTCGGGCAGCGCACCGATCTGCATGGTGAGCGTCTGACGCTTGCCGTCGCGGACAATGCCCAGCTTCGCCCTGGTGTCCGGTTTGATCGCGCCAATCAGGTGAGGCAGGTCCGCTGACATGTCGATGGCACTGTCGTTGACGCTGAGGATCACGTCGCCGACGCGCAAACCGCCCTTGGCCGCCGGCCCGCCATCCATCACTTGCGCAACCAGCGCACCGGCAGGCCGATCAAGACCGAAGGATTCGGCCAGGTCCCGATTGACCTCCTGTATGACTACGCCAAGCCAACCGCGGCTGACCCTGCCTTCGGTGCGCAATTGATCGGCGACGTCCATGGCCACGTCGATGGGGATGGCGAACGACAACCCCATGAATCCACCCGAGCGCGTGAATATCTGGGAGTTGATGCCCACGACCTCACCCTGCAGGTTGAACAGCGGGCCGCCGGAGTTGCCGGGATTGATCGCAACATCGGTCTGAATGAACGGTACGTAGCTTTCGTTGGGCAGGTTGCGGCCCGTCGCACTGACAATGCCCGCCGTTACGGTGTGATCGAAGCCAAACGGAGAGCCGATCGCAAGCACCCACTCTCCCGCTTTCAGTGAGCTGGATTTACCCAGCTTGACCGTAGGCAGCCCCGTGGACTCGATTTTCAGCAACGCCACATCGGTCCGCGGATCCGCACCGACGAGCTTGGCCTCCAGCTCGCTGCGATCCGGCAGGCGAACGATGATCTCGTCGGCATCGGCAATCACGTGATTGTTCGTCAGTACGTAGCCGTCCGCGGAAATAATGAAGCCAGATCCCAGCGACTGCGCCTCGCGCTGTTGGCCACCCTCCGGGAGTCCAGGAATACTGTGCTCGAAAAACTCTCGAAAAATAGGCGGCAGCCCTTCGAGATCCGGCATATGCGGGTTCGCACCCCGAGCCGGGGCGTTCTGTTTGGTGCTTATGTTGACGATCGCGGGTGAGGCACTTTCCACCAAGGGGGTGAAATCAGGGAGCTGTGCATGGGCTACGGCGATCTGTCCCAGGCAAACCAACGCGGCGAGAAAAGCGAAGCAACTATTGCGTGGACCCTTCAAACTCATTCTCCCTTACGAACAAATCGTTCCGAGCGCTTGTTGCCGCACTCGCCAGCACCGCGCGCAACACCACCGGCTGCAACTCGGGATCGCCAGACGTCTGCTGGCTGCGCTTGCGCACTATCAGCCAGGCAACCACGAACCCCGCGACGGCGGCGAGCATCACGTACGGCTCGGCCGCCGACAACGCTGAAGCGATGAGCGCCGACGCGAGCAGCGCAAGCAGTGGAAACAGATAGACGAGGACGGCTCCGCGCAGCAGTACGCGCTCGCCAATGCCGACCACGACTGAATCACCCACGTTCAAATGAAGATCGGACAAGGCCCGTATCAGGCCCGCTCGCTCACGCACGCCGAGACGGTCCATCAAGCCTTGCCCGCACCCGTTCCTGGCCGAGCAGCCGGAACAGGTGCTGCGGCGTTGCGTCTCGACCCAGACAGCGCCGGTCTCCACAGCGATCACACGCCCTGGCTCTTCGATCATCGCGACGCCTGATCGGCTCCGGCGCGCATCGATAGAGCGACGCGCTCGGCCGTACCCAGCGGAATCTCACCGACCACCGTCACCATCACGTCGCCACCTGCGGTGGAAATACGTTTGGAGACCGCTACCGTCGGCCCCATCTGGCTGCGTGCGTCTTCGACCACCGCCCCTTTCAATGGCTCCAGGAATACCGAAAAGCGCGCAAGCCCGTCGCCATAAGCGAGCCAGGTCACCGGCTCATCGGAGGCGGGACTGGGGCGAACGTTCGAATCGAGCAGCTGGAAGCCCTCCGGAAGCCAGTCAGAGCGCCACTTCGGCGGCGTCGACTGCTGCGCCGCGGCAAGCGCGACAGGCTTGCACGCTGACCCGGCCTCCATATCCGCAGGCTCGATCGAGTCAGGCGAGAATTGTGTGAACTGAAACCGCTCGAGCAACTGTCCGCTTTCATCGAGCAGCAACGATTTGAGCGGCAGCGCCGTCTCGCGGTCGAGGTGCAGTTCGAAACCGTAACGGTGCTGATCCTGAGGCCGGATGGCCAACGCCACCGTAGGACGCCCCGCTACCCGGGACTCACCGATGACCTGGAAATCGTACCACTTGGACAGCGTGTTCGGCTCCAGAGGCTGCTGCCGCCAGGGCTTGGCATCGCGCACCTGCGCCGCCAGATCTTCGCTCGCGCAACGGACCTTGCCGTCCACCAGCGACACTTCGGCCGCCGGCCCATCGAGCTGCAAAAGGCGCTCGCGAAGCTGCTGGCCTTCCACGAGCTGCCAGACCGCGTGACTGGAAAAGCTACCGTTGCGTTCATAAACGAACGTGCCCTGGTAGCTCTGCTTCTTTTCGGCCGCTGCCAGCCGTTGCATCCAGGTGTTGGCATCAGCAGCAAAGGCCGGCATCGATAGCCAGCCTCCGAGTACCACACACAGCGGTATTACACGCATGTTGCTCCTTAACGATCTTCCATGCTGGCAGCACGCGCATAAGGCAATGCACTTTCGGATCCGCTACCGAAAGCGGCCTGCTGAGCGTGCTGGCGAACATATGCCGGCAGCCGCTTTTCATGCCAGCCTTCAGCCGATGCCTGCGCGCCTGCCGTCTCAGCTTCCGGCGCACCCGCGCCTTCACTGTAACCGGCCAGTACGGCTGGCCCCTGATTGGCCTGCGGCACCGC is a genomic window of Stutzerimonas stutzeri containing:
- the recO gene encoding DNA repair protein RecO, translated to MNVQSAFVLHSRPYRESSALVDFFTPEGRLRAVLRGARGKAGTLARAFVPLEVEFRGRGELKTVARLEGVGLAYWLDGNALFSGMYLNELLIRLLPAEDAHPALFDHYVATLPALAAKRPLEPILRAFEWRLLTELGYGFALDQDTAGQPVVATTLYRLLPDTGLEPVGQFQPGLFNGAELLAMAQADWEVPGALAAAKRLMRQALAPHLGGRPLVSRELFMNLKEVPRD
- the era gene encoding GTPase Era — encoded protein: MTDEHLQDDDAVSRCGYVAIVGRPNVGKSTLLNHVLGQKLAITSRKPQTTRHNMLGIKTEGAVQAVYVDTPGLHKNGETALNRYMNRTASSALKDVDVVVFVVDRTRWTEEDQLVLERVQYVEGPVIVAVNKTDRVEDKGELLPHFEWLAQQLPKAEIVPISAQHGQNLDVFEKLVASHLPEGDHFFPEDQITDRSSRFLAAELVREKIMRQLGAEVPYQITVEIEDFKQQGRVLHIHALILVERDGQKKIIIGDKGERIKRIGQEARKDMEVLFDSKVMLNLWVKVKSGWSDDERALHSLGYS
- the rnc gene encoding ribonuclease III, with the protein product MSTSLARLERKLGYQFKDQELMLLALTHRSYAGRNNERLEFLGDAILNFIAGEALFSHFPQAKEGQLSRLRARLVKGETLAVLARGFELGEYLRLGSGELKSGGFRRESILADTLEALIGAIYLDAGMEAARDRVLAWLANELEGLTLVDTNKDPKTRLQEFLQSRACELPKYEVVAIQGEPHCRTFFVECQVSLLNEKTQGQGASRRIAEQVAAASALIALGVENGHD
- a CDS encoding DUF4845 domain-containing protein; translation: MSFARSQKGLSMLSWIMMLALVAFFASTAFKMMPHYFDYMSMDKIINGVESDKTMDIRTVRDFYSHVRKGMDVNGIRDLDLEEALKVVIENNEFKVHLDYEKREPLIRNLDLVANFDKEYRLRMP
- the lepB gene encoding signal peptidase I encodes the protein MSINFPLLLVIAVAVCGFLTLIDLVFFAPRRRAAIANYQGRTGGEPDQTTLEALNKEPVLIEYGKSFFPVLAIVLVLRSFLIEPFQIPSGSMIPTLEVGDFILVNKFAYGIRLPVVDTKIIEVSDPKRGDVMVFRYPSDPNINYIKRVIGLPGDVVRYSSDKRLSINGKPVPEMLIGEEPGSLGSAKLYREKLGEVEHTIRKEMGRYRVEPDREWRVPTGHYFMMGDNRDNSNDSRYWQDAAIPSELAGMVPDRNIVGKAFAVWMSWPDPKFSNLPHFSRVGLIH
- the lepA gene encoding translation elongation factor 4 translates to MSDLSHIRNFSIIAHIDHGKSTLADRFIQMCGGLTEREMNAQVLDSMDLERERGITIKAHSVTLYYKARDGKTYQLNFIDTPGHVDFTYEVSRSLAACEGALLVVDAGQGVEAQSVANCYTAIEQGLEVMPVLNKMDLPQADPDKVKDEIEHIIGIDATDAVACSAKSGMGVDDVLERLVQVIPPPTGDIDAPLQALIIDSWFDNYLGVVSLVRVRHGRIKKGDKVLVKSTGKVHQVDSVGVFNPKHTSTADLKAGEVGFIIAGIKDIHGAPVGDTLTLSNTPDVEMLPGFKRVKPQVYAGLFPVSSDDFEDFREALQKLTLNDAALQYEPESSDALGFGFRIGFLGMLHMEIIQERLEREYDLDLITTAPTVVYELALKNGETLYVDSPSKLPDLSSIEDMREPIVRANILVPQEHLGSVITLCIEKRGVQRDLQFLGSQVQVRYDLPMSEVVLDFFDRLKSVSRGYASLDYSFECFQSANLTRLDILINGDKVDALALIVHRDNAHYKGRMLVEKMKELIPRQMFDVAIQAAIGGQIVARSTVKALRKNVLAKCYGGDVSRKRKLLEKQKAGKKRMKQVGNVEIPQEAFLAVLKVDS
- a CDS encoding DegQ family serine endoprotease; amino-acid sequence: MKGPRNSCFAFLAALVCLGQIAVAHAQLPDFTPLVESASPAIVNISTKQNAPARGANPHMPDLEGLPPIFREFFEHSIPGLPEGGQQREAQSLGSGFIISADGYVLTNNHVIADADEIIVRLPDRSELEAKLVGADPRTDVALLKIESTGLPTVKLGKSSSLKAGEWVLAIGSPFGFDHTVTAGIVSATGRNLPNESYVPFIQTDVAINPGNSGGPLFNLQGEVVGINSQIFTRSGGFMGLSFAIPIDVAMDVADQLRTEGRVSRGWLGVVIQEVNRDLAESFGLDRPAGALVAQVMDGGPAAKGGLRVGDVILSVNDSAIDMSADLPHLIGAIKPDTRAKLGIVRDGKRQTLTMQIGALPEEGEEVAATSGRSEKSSNRLGVKVSELTAEQRRSLDLPGGVVITEVLNGPAAMIGLRPGDVITHLNNQAIDSASTFGRVAEQLPKNRSVSMRVLRQGRASFITFKLAE
- a CDS encoding SoxR reducing system RseC family protein, which encodes MIEEPGRVIAVETGAVWVETQRRSTCSGCSARNGCGQGLMDRLGVRERAGLIRALSDLHLNVGDSVVVGIGERVLLRGAVLVYLFPLLALLASALIASALSAAEPYVMLAAVAGFVVAWLIVRKRSQQTSGDPELQPVVLRAVLASAATSARNDLFVRENEFEGSTQ
- a CDS encoding MucB/RseB C-terminal domain-containing protein — protein: MRVIPLCVVLGGWLSMPAFAADANTWMQRLAAAEKKQSYQGTFVYERNGSFSSHAVWQLVEGQQLRERLLQLDGPAAEVSLVDGKVRCASEDLAAQVRDAKPWRQQPLEPNTLSKWYDFQVIGESRVAGRPTVALAIRPQDQHRYGFELHLDRETALPLKSLLLDESGQLLERFQFTQFSPDSIEPADMEAGSACKPVALAAAQQSTPPKWRSDWLPEGFQLLDSNVRPSPASDEPVTWLAYGDGLARFSVFLEPLKGAVVEDARSQMGPTVAVSKRISTAGGDVMVTVVGEIPLGTAERVALSMRAGADQASR